From Synoicihabitans lomoniglobus, the proteins below share one genomic window:
- the hrpA gene encoding ATP-dependent RNA helicase HrpA, giving the protein MPDEKPYPFRIEFPPDLPISARAGEIVDALQEHPVLILAGETGSGKTTQIPKLCLAAGRGLKGRIACTQPRRVAALSVSKRVAEEMGVRYGREVGCKVRFSDQTTKQTVVKFMTDGMLLAEVQSDPMLREYDTVIIDEAHERSLNIDFLLGHLRQLRHRRPDLRIVITSATIDTAAFSQAFDDAPIIEVSGRTYPVEVVYAPLDELGSDAAEGDAPTTRSEALHYVDGAVEAAKRILDTTSTGDVLVFMPAERDIRETIDLLGGSARGCDLIPLFGRLSNSEQQRVFAATARRRVIVATNIAETSLTLPGIRYVVDTGLSRVSRYSPQARTRRLPIEAVAQSSADQRKGRAGRVAEGVCIRLYSEKDYNERPRFTQPEIQRANLADVILRMKAFGLGDIERFPFLNMPATKSIRAGYALLDELHAMESTGDARTLTAMGRELARLPVDPTVGRMILQAREEKALREVVIIAAGLSVQDPRERPLEKQAEADAAHRRFTHPESDFLTLLEIWEALHDEFEKLSQGRMRRWCKAHFLSYTRMREWRDIHGQLLDTLRDRRDFQPSSVWDGLTQALSRDEAAAKLGFDQPAYRAIHRSILAGLLGNIAARDDEKGGFKATQDRRVNIFPGSGLFVREERKKGRGPKPSAPAKPRGPRWLLAAEIVETARLYARTCARLDPLWALDLGAHLVKVAHSEPFWDEAKGRVMVRQRTRLYGLEIESRAVGYGKIDPEHATELFIREALVNDTITWPFDFLMHNRKVRTELENQMTRTRDRGVMNLDEAIFRFYAEALLEANHVVSAVPELIALVKERRPHEPRFLEFDAETLRDPEALTVDAAAFPESVPLNNEVLPLNYNYKPGEADDGVTLEVDVTGADGLTPAALDWAVPGHLPQKVEHYLRGLPKELRREVMPLAATAKSLVPQLASRDRLTGRRETLPEALAALLGERFSLRISPSVWDERPLPDHLRVRVRVTDDHGTEIVGSRELVEVRAAVEAQKRQASSGIAKEAPGVWKRARCQWETEPLEGWTIGELPDEVTIGETAGVPVQAYPVFDVTREGVAVRLCRTIEDADRRRPAGLRAMLAQALRYDLAWMEKDLRSMRDVGAVASTLAPVAELSADAMAGLTAWITAPERLPSRDGGRTKQRFDVAVEEAKQTLRGLVPRLIDRVREVLALRQELLVHPTPFDGMKADLDALVSPRFLRDISYSQLGHVPRYLRGMQARADRWSRDPVKDAQRAKLIAPYLKAARELQAEPGGESLRWLVEEYRVSIFAQNLGTAEPVSAKKLDHAVATIRGGGRAVATSPTAPAKPPPKPMAVTPLPGKTKQKPLKSLNALDGLFRHPGSR; this is encoded by the coding sequence GTGCCAGACGAAAAGCCTTATCCCTTCCGAATTGAGTTCCCCCCCGACCTGCCGATCAGTGCGCGGGCCGGCGAAATCGTGGACGCCTTGCAGGAGCATCCGGTGCTGATTCTCGCCGGTGAAACCGGATCGGGCAAAACCACCCAAATTCCCAAACTCTGCCTCGCGGCGGGGCGGGGACTCAAGGGGCGCATCGCCTGCACCCAACCGCGTCGGGTCGCGGCGTTGTCGGTTTCGAAGCGGGTGGCGGAGGAAATGGGCGTGCGATACGGACGCGAAGTGGGCTGCAAGGTGCGGTTCAGCGACCAGACCACCAAACAGACCGTGGTGAAATTCATGACCGACGGTATGTTGCTCGCCGAGGTGCAGTCGGACCCGATGCTCCGCGAATACGACACGGTCATCATCGACGAAGCCCATGAGCGTTCGCTGAACATTGATTTTCTGCTCGGCCACCTGCGCCAGTTGCGTCACCGCCGCCCGGATCTGCGCATTGTCATCACCTCGGCCACGATCGACACCGCTGCTTTCAGCCAAGCCTTCGACGATGCGCCCATTATAGAAGTGTCCGGCCGCACGTATCCGGTGGAGGTCGTTTACGCCCCGCTTGATGAACTCGGGTCCGACGCGGCCGAAGGCGACGCCCCGACCACGCGCTCGGAGGCGTTGCACTACGTCGATGGCGCGGTGGAAGCGGCGAAACGCATTCTGGATACCACCTCCACCGGCGACGTGCTCGTATTCATGCCGGCGGAGCGCGACATTCGCGAGACGATCGACCTGCTCGGCGGCAGCGCGCGGGGGTGCGATCTCATTCCGTTGTTTGGTCGCTTGTCCAACAGCGAGCAACAGCGCGTGTTTGCCGCCACGGCCCGGCGCCGGGTGATCGTGGCGACCAACATCGCGGAAACCTCGCTGACGCTGCCGGGCATCCGCTACGTGGTGGATACCGGGTTGTCGCGCGTGAGCCGTTACTCGCCGCAAGCCCGCACCCGTCGGTTGCCGATCGAAGCCGTGGCGCAGTCCAGCGCCGACCAGCGCAAGGGGCGGGCGGGGCGCGTGGCGGAAGGCGTCTGCATTCGGTTGTATTCCGAAAAGGACTACAATGAACGACCGCGCTTCACGCAGCCGGAGATCCAACGCGCCAATCTGGCGGATGTGATCCTGCGCATGAAGGCGTTCGGGCTCGGTGACATCGAACGCTTCCCGTTTCTCAACATGCCGGCGACCAAATCGATTCGCGCCGGTTATGCGTTGCTCGACGAGTTGCACGCCATGGAGAGCACGGGTGATGCGCGGACCTTGACCGCCATGGGCCGCGAATTGGCGCGCCTGCCGGTCGACCCGACGGTGGGGCGCATGATTCTGCAGGCGAGAGAGGAAAAGGCGTTGCGCGAAGTTGTCATCATCGCGGCGGGACTGAGCGTGCAGGATCCGCGGGAGCGGCCACTCGAAAAACAAGCGGAAGCCGACGCCGCGCACCGCCGTTTCACGCACCCGGAATCGGATTTTCTGACGCTGCTGGAAATTTGGGAGGCGCTGCACGATGAATTCGAAAAACTGTCGCAGGGCCGCATGCGACGGTGGTGCAAGGCGCACTTCTTGAGCTACACGCGCATGCGCGAATGGCGCGACATCCACGGGCAACTTTTGGATACGCTGCGGGATCGGCGCGACTTTCAACCGAGTTCCGTATGGGATGGCCTGACGCAGGCGCTGAGCCGCGATGAAGCCGCCGCGAAACTCGGCTTCGACCAACCGGCGTATCGCGCGATCCATCGCAGTATTTTGGCGGGACTGCTGGGTAATATCGCCGCGCGCGACGACGAAAAAGGAGGCTTCAAAGCGACGCAGGATCGCCGCGTGAATATCTTTCCCGGGTCGGGATTATTCGTGCGTGAAGAGCGCAAGAAGGGCCGGGGACCGAAGCCATCAGCTCCCGCCAAACCGCGCGGCCCGCGTTGGTTGCTTGCCGCTGAAATCGTCGAAACGGCGCGTCTCTACGCGCGAACCTGTGCGCGGCTGGATCCCCTGTGGGCGCTCGATCTTGGGGCGCATCTGGTGAAGGTGGCGCACAGTGAACCGTTTTGGGATGAAGCCAAGGGACGGGTGATGGTTCGGCAGCGCACGCGGCTGTATGGTTTGGAAATCGAATCGCGGGCGGTGGGCTACGGGAAAATCGATCCCGAGCATGCCACCGAGCTGTTCATTCGCGAGGCGCTGGTGAATGACACCATCACGTGGCCGTTTGATTTTCTGATGCACAATCGAAAGGTGCGGACGGAGTTGGAAAACCAGATGACGCGCACGCGTGATCGCGGCGTAATGAATCTCGACGAAGCGATTTTCCGCTTTTACGCGGAGGCCCTGTTGGAGGCGAACCACGTGGTATCGGCCGTGCCGGAATTGATTGCGTTGGTAAAGGAACGGCGTCCGCACGAGCCGCGCTTTTTGGAATTTGATGCGGAAACCCTGCGCGATCCGGAAGCGTTGACCGTCGATGCCGCTGCCTTTCCGGAGTCAGTGCCGCTCAACAACGAGGTCCTGCCGCTGAACTACAACTACAAGCCGGGCGAAGCCGACGACGGCGTGACGCTTGAAGTCGATGTGACGGGCGCCGACGGCCTGACTCCGGCGGCCTTGGATTGGGCGGTGCCGGGGCACTTGCCGCAGAAGGTGGAGCACTATTTGCGCGGACTGCCCAAAGAGCTGCGACGCGAAGTCATGCCGCTGGCGGCGACGGCGAAGTCTCTCGTGCCGCAACTGGCATCGCGGGACCGTTTGACCGGGCGGCGGGAAACGTTGCCCGAGGCCCTGGCTGCGTTGCTGGGCGAACGGTTTTCACTGCGCATTTCGCCATCGGTTTGGGACGAACGCCCCTTGCCGGATCACCTGCGGGTGCGGGTGCGCGTGACCGATGACCACGGCACGGAAATCGTCGGTTCGCGGGAATTGGTAGAAGTGCGGGCGGCGGTGGAAGCGCAAAAACGTCAAGCCAGCAGCGGTATCGCCAAAGAAGCGCCGGGGGTGTGGAAACGGGCGCGGTGCCAATGGGAAACTGAGCCGCTGGAAGGCTGGACGATCGGGGAGCTGCCGGACGAAGTGACCATCGGTGAAACTGCGGGCGTGCCGGTGCAGGCGTATCCGGTTTTTGATGTCACGAGAGAGGGCGTGGCGGTGCGTTTATGTCGGACCATCGAGGATGCCGACCGACGGCGCCCCGCCGGGCTGCGGGCGATGCTGGCGCAGGCGCTGCGTTACGATCTGGCGTGGATGGAGAAAGACCTGCGCTCGATGCGCGATGTCGGCGCGGTGGCGAGCACCCTGGCTCCCGTGGCGGAATTGTCGGCGGATGCGATGGCCGGATTAACCGCGTGGATCACTGCGCCGGAGCGTCTACCGTCCCGCGATGGCGGACGCACCAAGCAACGCTTTGATGTCGCCGTGGAGGAAGCGAAACAGACCCTGCGCGGCCTCGTGCCCCGGTTGATCGATCGGGTGCGCGAAGTGCTCGCCTTGCGGCAGGAACTTTTGGTGCACCCGACGCCGTTCGACGGGATGAAAGCGGATCTGGATGCCCTGGTGTCGCCGCGTTTCCTGCGGGACATTTCGTATTCACAACTCGGGCACGTGCCGCGCTATCTGCGGGGCATGCAGGCACGGGCGGATCGATGGTCCCGGGATCCCGTCAAGGATGCTCAACGCGCGAAGCTGATCGCGCCCTATTTGAAGGCCGCGCGGGAGCTGCAGGCCGAGCCGGGTGGAGAGTCCCTGCGTTGGTTGGTGGAGGAATATCGCGTGAGTATCTTTGCCCAAAATCTCGGAACGGCGGAGCCGGTGTCGGCCAAAAAACTGGACCATGCCGTGGCGACGATTCGCGGCGGTGGCCGGGCAGTCGCGACGTCGCCAACCGCTCCGGCCAAACCGCCCCCCAAGCCGATGGCGGTCACGCCGCTGCCGGGGAAGACCAAGCAGAAACCGCTCAAGAGTCTGAACGCGTTGGATGGACTCTTCCGTCATCCCGGATCCCGCTGA
- a CDS encoding ABC transporter ATP-binding protein, translating to MPTEPESTPLLNVSRLNVARGTKRLLRDLTWSIQPGEHWVVMGPNGCGKTTLLRSLTGFIAPSSGDITLLGAVYGETDWREVRQSVGLVSSSLQPHIPGGEIALETVISGRYDQLDFWGESTAADERAALALLRKLHVGAIARREWAYLSQGERQRVLIARALAARPRLLILDEPCAGLDPVARAEFLAAMNGLTDDVHGPAVLLVTHHVEEITTGFTHAMLMAKGQSVAAGPLRETLNNTNLSTAFAAPLRIRRTAKGWHLTSVSG from the coding sequence ATGCCGACTGAGCCCGAATCCACCCCACTCCTCAACGTCTCCCGACTCAACGTCGCCCGCGGAACCAAGCGGCTCCTGCGCGACCTGACGTGGTCGATCCAACCCGGCGAGCATTGGGTGGTCATGGGACCCAACGGCTGTGGGAAAACCACCCTGTTGCGCAGCCTCACCGGTTTCATCGCCCCGTCGTCCGGCGACATCACGCTTCTCGGCGCGGTTTACGGCGAAACCGATTGGCGGGAGGTCCGGCAATCCGTCGGACTGGTGTCATCCTCGCTGCAACCCCACATTCCGGGCGGCGAGATCGCCTTGGAAACCGTCATCAGCGGACGTTACGACCAACTCGATTTCTGGGGCGAATCCACCGCCGCCGATGAACGCGCCGCCCTGGCCTTGTTGCGCAAACTTCATGTCGGCGCGATCGCCCGCCGCGAATGGGCTTACCTGTCCCAAGGCGAACGCCAGCGCGTGTTGATCGCGCGCGCCCTCGCCGCCCGTCCCCGCTTGCTCATTCTCGACGAACCGTGCGCCGGACTCGATCCCGTGGCTCGCGCGGAATTCCTCGCCGCCATGAATGGTCTCACGGATGACGTCCACGGCCCGGCCGTTTTGCTGGTGACCCACCACGTCGAGGAAATCACCACAGGGTTCACCCACGCCATGCTCATGGCCAAAGGTCAGTCCGTCGCCGCCGGCCCCCTGCGCGAAACGCTCAACAACACCAATCTCAGCACGGCATTCGCCGCGCCCCTGCGCATTCGCCGCACGGCCAAAGGTTGGCACCTGACCAGCGTTTCCGGCTAA
- a CDS encoding endonuclease/exonuclease/phosphatase family protein, with translation MLAKYFVMGLSLIWGAGVVSAAQSFTVVVYNVENLHDADGVAVYDDYQPDHYRPAHVVTKVSNIAAILQKFRGGAGPDIVMLQEIEIDQTPESRVGALEDFVISARATPLSALSVDDGARLAPEWKGAPAEAWLLKAMADAGLSGYHVVVGSDAPAPDPSAGGRAIKCVTLTKFPVRAVREHAISSARNILEVEVEVEGQTLFVFNNHWKSGASDPSMETLRIENATVLRRRLDEILTTDPQADIVVGGDFNAQYNQKPRYPDMPRTSINDVLKAQGSETALQTGAADFYNLWYELEPEQRGSDVYRGEWGTLMHLVVSRGLYDEAGVQYQDNSFRVARLMGVNADLAGAPRRWDSSGPGGSGFSDHLPTYAHFRTVDSGLRDKWMALDHPSDAVPTANVLRVNYAGADLNQAIDVASLPDSVDLKDGSWRGKLFKVRGTSISDGRNLKVRTGGVIYDVYAPPRDVRDVLQAQHTRNRVFEFYGELGTYKGNWQFVVHDISWVR, from the coding sequence ATGTTGGCCAAATATTTCGTGATGGGCCTGAGCCTGATCTGGGGCGCGGGCGTGGTTTCGGCGGCGCAATCCTTTACCGTGGTCGTCTATAACGTGGAGAATCTGCACGACGCGGATGGTGTGGCGGTCTACGACGACTATCAACCGGATCACTACCGGCCCGCCCATGTGGTGACCAAGGTCAGCAACATCGCGGCGATCCTGCAGAAATTTCGTGGCGGGGCCGGCCCCGACATTGTGATGCTGCAGGAGATCGAGATCGACCAGACGCCGGAATCGCGGGTGGGCGCTTTGGAGGACTTCGTCATATCAGCTCGCGCGACCCCGCTCTCGGCTTTGAGCGTGGACGATGGGGCGCGATTGGCGCCGGAGTGGAAGGGCGCGCCCGCCGAGGCCTGGTTGCTCAAGGCAATGGCGGACGCAGGACTGTCCGGTTACCACGTCGTCGTCGGCAGCGACGCGCCCGCGCCGGACCCGTCGGCGGGAGGTCGGGCCATCAAATGCGTCACGTTGACCAAGTTTCCGGTCCGAGCCGTGCGTGAACATGCCATCTCATCGGCACGCAACATTCTGGAAGTGGAGGTCGAGGTGGAAGGGCAGACGCTTTTTGTCTTCAACAACCACTGGAAATCGGGCGCGAGTGATCCGTCGATGGAAACGTTGCGCATCGAGAACGCCACGGTGCTGCGGCGTCGATTGGACGAGATTTTGACCACTGACCCGCAAGCCGACATAGTCGTCGGCGGTGACTTTAACGCGCAGTATAACCAGAAACCGCGCTATCCCGACATGCCACGGACATCGATCAACGACGTCCTGAAGGCGCAGGGCAGCGAAACAGCGCTGCAAACCGGTGCCGCCGATTTTTATAATCTGTGGTATGAACTCGAGCCGGAGCAGCGGGGGAGCGATGTCTACCGGGGCGAGTGGGGCACGCTTATGCATCTGGTGGTATCGCGCGGTCTCTACGACGAAGCGGGCGTGCAGTATCAGGATAATTCCTTTCGGGTCGCTCGGCTGATGGGCGTGAACGCCGATCTGGCGGGCGCGCCCCGCCGGTGGGATAGTAGCGGACCGGGCGGCAGCGGTTTCTCCGATCATTTACCGACCTATGCCCACTTTCGCACCGTCGACAGTGGGTTGCGCGACAAGTGGATGGCGCTCGATCACCCGTCGGACGCGGTGCCAACGGCGAACGTTTTGCGGGTCAATTACGCAGGGGCGGACTTGAATCAGGCGATCGACGTCGCCTCGCTGCCGGATTCGGTCGATCTGAAGGACGGTTCGTGGCGCGGCAAGTTGTTCAAAGTCAGAGGCACTTCGATCAGTGACGGACGTAATCTGAAGGTCCGCACCGGTGGCGTGATCTACGATGTTTACGCCCCGCCGCGCGACGTGCGCGATGTTTTGCAGGCTCAGCACACGCGCAACCGGGTTTTCGAGTTCTACGGTGAGCTGGGAACCTACAAAGGGAATTGGCAGTTCGTCGTGCACGATATCAGCTGGGTCCGATGA
- a CDS encoding arsenate reductase family protein, with amino-acid sequence MKNLVVYTYAKCSTCRKATKWLTQQGLDFSEKPIRETPPTRAELKQMLGHQNGELKKLFNTSGGDYRELKLGPKLPAMSPDDALALLSENGNLVKRPFLLAPGVGLVGFKEDVWQAALV; translated from the coding sequence ATGAAAAACCTCGTCGTCTACACCTACGCGAAGTGTTCCACCTGTCGCAAAGCCACGAAATGGCTGACCCAGCAGGGCCTCGATTTTAGCGAAAAACCGATCCGCGAAACACCCCCGACCCGGGCCGAGCTCAAACAAATGCTCGGACATCAAAACGGGGAGTTGAAGAAACTCTTCAACACCTCGGGAGGCGACTACCGCGAACTCAAGCTGGGACCAAAACTGCCCGCTATGAGCCCGGACGACGCGCTGGCGTTGTTGAGTGAAAACGGCAACTTGGTGAAGCGTCCGTTTCTGCTCGCGCCAGGTGTCGGACTGGTCGGCTTCAAGGAAGACGTTTGGCAGGCGGCGTTGGTCTGA
- the msrB gene encoding peptide-methionine (R)-S-oxide reductase MsrB, with the protein MQRFAFLALLAAVAGLISGCSARADETAKIVPPAKDGMVETLDLTASQWRERLTPQEFHVLRQAGTERPFTSPLLEEKRAGTFVCAGCELPLFSSETKFKSGTGWPSFWQPIAEGHVEERRDVSLGMIRVEDLCARCGGHLGHQFNDGPRPTGIRYCINGAALKFVPAE; encoded by the coding sequence ATGCAACGTTTCGCATTCCTCGCTCTCTTGGCCGCTGTCGCAGGACTGATCAGCGGATGTTCGGCTCGCGCCGACGAAACCGCCAAAATCGTGCCGCCCGCGAAGGACGGTATGGTCGAAACACTCGACCTCACCGCATCACAATGGCGGGAGCGCCTGACCCCGCAGGAATTCCACGTGCTGCGGCAGGCCGGCACGGAGCGCCCGTTCACCAGCCCGTTGTTGGAGGAGAAACGCGCCGGCACCTTCGTGTGCGCCGGCTGTGAGCTGCCGTTGTTTTCGTCGGAAACGAAATTCAAGTCCGGCACGGGTTGGCCCAGCTTTTGGCAACCCATCGCGGAAGGGCATGTGGAGGAGCGCCGCGACGTGAGTTTGGGCATGATTCGCGTGGAAGACCTCTGCGCCCGCTGCGGGGGGCACCTCGGTCACCAATTCAACGATGGACCCCGCCCGACCGGCATTCGCTACTGCATCAACGGGGCCGCCCTCAAATTCGTGCCGGCGGAGTAA
- a CDS encoding DUF4097 family beta strand repeat-containing protein has product MKPAFRSIFVLGLLLGSLAQAAQRVESFSWAVGDMPLINLATFHGSIDVEQGESGRVELILEANSSTANDQRWLDAIVVQGSPFGAGLAIGVRQNGLGVEFGVGKVPDRSVKLTLRVPQTCSMDVISQTGTVYVGNDFHGRVRARTMDGDIFIGRIEGEVSAETRRGNLSVARTTGDLSARSHTGDLNIGTVQGRADLRADNGNIDVMSTVGGITAEAIRGDIVAGLEGKIAHEVRLKASAGDVKITVDPATAMQVQARAKWGQVKSDLAVAPTGRGGNGKNRLEGAVNGGGPLVALVASGGNVLIKGLAALDHWAF; this is encoded by the coding sequence ATGAAACCCGCTTTCCGCTCCATTTTTGTGTTGGGACTCCTGCTCGGATCGCTCGCTCAAGCGGCCCAGCGCGTCGAATCATTTTCGTGGGCGGTGGGTGATATGCCGCTCATCAACCTGGCAACGTTCCACGGCTCGATCGATGTCGAACAAGGGGAGTCGGGTCGCGTGGAGTTGATCCTCGAAGCCAATTCCAGCACGGCGAATGACCAGCGGTGGTTGGATGCGATCGTGGTGCAGGGCAGTCCGTTTGGCGCAGGTCTCGCGATTGGCGTGCGGCAGAATGGCCTGGGCGTGGAGTTTGGCGTGGGCAAGGTTCCGGATCGCAGCGTGAAGCTCACGCTGCGCGTGCCGCAGACTTGCAGCATGGATGTGATTTCCCAGACCGGCACGGTCTACGTGGGCAACGATTTTCACGGCCGCGTGCGCGCCCGCACCATGGACGGAGATATTTTCATCGGTCGCATTGAGGGCGAAGTTTCCGCGGAGACGCGCCGGGGCAATTTGAGTGTGGCTCGCACCACGGGTGATCTCTCCGCTCGCTCGCACACGGGCGACCTCAACATCGGCACCGTCCAAGGCCGCGCTGATCTGCGGGCGGACAACGGTAACATCGATGTGATGTCGACCGTCGGAGGCATCACCGCCGAAGCGATTCGTGGCGATATCGTGGCCGGTTTGGAGGGGAAAATCGCCCATGAAGTCCGACTCAAAGCTTCGGCCGGCGATGTGAAAATTACCGTCGATCCTGCGACGGCCATGCAAGTTCAAGCCCGCGCCAAATGGGGCCAGGTGAAGAGCGATCTCGCGGTCGCGCCCACCGGCCGGGGTGGCAACGGCAAGAACCGGCTCGAGGGTGCGGTCAACGGAGGTGGTCCGTTGGTCGCCCTCGTAGCCAGCGGTGGCAACGTCCTGATCAAAGGCCTCGCGGCACTCGATCACTGGGCGTTCTGA
- a CDS encoding carboxypeptidase M32 has protein sequence MSATYDTLVAKLHRAHHLRSINGLLGWDEQVNLPPDSADLRGEQMAIMAELEHQAASDPAIGDALTTLEQQRETLSADQQVVVREARKDFDRVALLPADFVTEKARHSSAAYHAWTRCKPANDFASYAPFIAKHLDLAKREAALQGWADRPYDYMIDQHDPGFTAGTIGTLFSELKAGLVPLVQRITASPRQREVKPLRGFPVEAQAVFLREVTEKLGFNYRRGRIDVAPHPFCEGSGADVRLTTRYAPDEPLDSLFSSIHEAGHGMYEQGLPLADHATPLGQHAGMAMHESQSRMWENQVGRSRAVWHHFEPRYRELFGTALEGVSSDDLHLAVNAVQPTFIRVDSDEVHYNLHIILRFEIEQRLFSGELAVADLPDAWNALSEELMGSRPPDDQRGVLQDVHWSGGAFGYFPSYCLGNMIAAQLWAQAQRDLPELKTDFARGEFGRLLTWLRTNVHAHGRRYSALALVERVTGSPLSPRPLLAYLEERYATLYRV, from the coding sequence ATGTCTGCCACCTACGATACGCTTGTCGCGAAACTTCACCGCGCGCATCACCTGCGCTCCATCAACGGCCTCCTGGGCTGGGACGAACAGGTCAATCTCCCGCCCGACAGCGCGGATTTGCGCGGAGAGCAGATGGCCATCATGGCCGAACTCGAACATCAGGCGGCATCGGATCCGGCGATTGGCGACGCTCTGACGACGCTCGAGCAGCAACGTGAGACGTTGTCGGCGGATCAGCAGGTGGTGGTGCGCGAGGCGCGCAAGGACTTCGATCGGGTGGCGTTGCTGCCGGCGGATTTTGTGACGGAGAAGGCCCGGCACTCCAGTGCGGCCTACCATGCATGGACCCGCTGCAAACCGGCCAACGATTTTGCGTCCTACGCGCCTTTCATTGCGAAGCACCTCGATCTGGCGAAGCGCGAGGCGGCTTTGCAGGGCTGGGCGGACCGCCCCTACGACTACATGATCGACCAGCACGATCCGGGATTCACAGCGGGGACGATCGGGACCCTGTTTAGCGAGCTGAAGGCGGGGCTGGTGCCGCTGGTGCAGCGCATCACGGCATCGCCACGGCAACGCGAGGTGAAACCCTTGCGCGGGTTTCCGGTGGAGGCCCAAGCGGTCTTTCTGCGGGAGGTGACCGAAAAACTCGGTTTCAACTATCGCCGGGGTCGGATCGACGTGGCGCCGCATCCGTTTTGCGAAGGCTCCGGGGCGGATGTGCGGTTGACGACGCGCTATGCGCCGGACGAACCGCTCGATTCGCTCTTCAGCTCCATTCACGAAGCCGGCCACGGCATGTATGAGCAGGGTCTGCCCTTGGCGGACCACGCGACGCCGCTCGGCCAGCACGCCGGCATGGCCATGCATGAGTCACAAAGCCGGATGTGGGAAAACCAAGTCGGCCGCAGCCGAGCGGTGTGGCATCATTTCGAGCCGCGGTATCGCGAATTATTTGGCACCGCTTTGGAAGGTGTTTCCTCGGATGACCTGCACCTCGCGGTCAACGCGGTGCAGCCCACGTTCATTCGCGTCGATTCGGATGAAGTGCACTACAATCTCCACATCATCCTGCGTTTTGAAATCGAGCAGCGGCTCTTTTCCGGGGAGTTGGCTGTCGCGGATCTGCCCGACGCCTGGAACGCGTTGAGCGAAGAGCTGATGGGGAGTCGGCCGCCCGACGACCAGCGCGGCGTGCTGCAGGACGTGCATTGGAGTGGGGGAGCGTTCGGTTATTTCCCGAGCTACTGTCTGGGCAACATGATTGCCGCCCAACTCTGGGCGCAGGCGCAGCGCGACCTGCCCGAGCTGAAAACTGATTTTGCCCGCGGCGAGTTTGGCCGCCTGTTGACGTGGCTGCGCACCAACGTGCATGCCCACGGCCGCCGATATTCGGCGCTCGCATTGGTCGAACGCGTGACGGGATCGCCGCTGTCGCCCCGACCCTTGCTGGCGTATTTGGAAGAGCGATACGCCACGCTCTACCGCGTTTGA
- a CDS encoding TatD family hydrolase, with protein MGLIDSHTHLDSFARRGELAATLTEARAADVDTLITVGTGTDDWTIYRDLAREHPGTIYYTAGLHPCAVDETWEAELAALPAFWAPAAGGPLPVALGECGLDRFHLPKNDATRAETVMAWQKAAFAEQLALAKRWDCPVVVHSRGAFDECVELIDASGVNWAHIVFHCFAEGPAEMTVLRERGGYASFTGIITYKNAESVREAARVQGLERLMIETDAPYLTPVPHRGKPNVPAYVRHTADYVADMFAVDYATLAQVTTANARRFYRLPA; from the coding sequence ATGGGCCTCATCGATTCCCACACTCACCTCGACTCCTTCGCCCGGCGCGGGGAGCTCGCCGCCACCCTGACCGAGGCTCGCGCCGCCGATGTTGACACACTGATCACCGTGGGCACGGGCACGGATGACTGGACGATCTACCGCGATCTGGCGCGGGAACATCCCGGCACGATTTACTATACGGCGGGGCTGCACCCCTGCGCGGTGGACGAAACCTGGGAAGCCGAACTAGCCGCCCTGCCGGCGTTTTGGGCACCGGCTGCGGGTGGACCGCTGCCGGTGGCGTTGGGGGAATGCGGGTTGGATCGATTTCATCTGCCGAAAAACGATGCCACCCGGGCCGAGACCGTGATGGCATGGCAAAAGGCTGCCTTTGCGGAGCAACTGGCGCTGGCGAAGCGCTGGGACTGCCCCGTGGTCGTGCACTCACGGGGCGCGTTTGACGAGTGCGTGGAACTCATCGACGCGAGCGGGGTGAATTGGGCGCACATCGTGTTTCACTGCTTCGCGGAAGGACCGGCGGAGATGACGGTCCTGCGGGAGCGAGGCGGCTATGCTTCCTTCACCGGGATCATCACGTATAAAAATGCCGAATCGGTGCGCGAAGCCGCACGGGTGCAGGGCCTGGAGCGACTGATGATCGAAACGGACGCGCCCTACCTCACACCGGTGCCCCATCGGGGGAAACCCAATGTGCCGGCTTACGTGCGCCACACGGCGGATTACGTCGCCGATATGTTTGCCGTGGACTACGCGACTCTCGCGCAGGTCACCACCGCAAATGCGCGACGGTTTTATCGCCTGCCGGCTTAA